Proteins from a genomic interval of Zingiber officinale cultivar Zhangliang chromosome 2A, Zo_v1.1, whole genome shotgun sequence:
- the LOC122041087 gene encoding CDPK-related kinase 7-like isoform X1 — MGICHGKHVPNLEFQEEEDLPAPNIGQPTPIPRTPKQGKFPFCSPSPLLGSYKNSPANLNGRTPLRFLKRPFPPPSPAKHIRALLARRHGPGKPNEASIPEGSEVEVGLDKNFGFSKQFFSKFELAEEIGRGHFGYTCAAKVKKGDTKGEEVAVKVIPKTKMTTAIAIEDVHREVRILSSLTGHKNVVHFYDAYEDEDNVYIAMELCKGGELLERILSRGGKYSEEEAKTVIVQILSAVSFCHLQGVVHRDLKPENFLFTSGDEMSTLKAIDFGLSDFVKPDERLNDIVGSAYYVAPEVLHRSYGTEADMWSIGVIAYILLCGSRPFWARTESGIFRAVLKAEPSFEEAPWPSLSSQSKDFVKKLLNKDYRKRMTATQALCHPWLQNPEKIKIPLDIIVFKLIKAYICSSSLRKSALRALAKTLTVNQLYYLREQFAMLNPSKNGYISLQNLKTALLKNSTEAMKDAKVLDFVNMVSSLQYTKLDFEEFAAAAISVHQMEALDTWEQHARQAYEFFEKDGNRSIMIDELASELGLGPSVPVHVVLQDWIRHSDGKLSLLGFVKLLHGVSSRTILKA; from the exons ATGGGAATCTGCCATGGAAAGCATGTCCCGAACCTTGAATTCCAGGAAGAAGAGGACCTGCCGGCGCCTAACATTGGGCAGCCCACACCGATTCCGCGAACCCCGAAGCAAGGCAAGTTCCCCTTCTGCAGCCCAAGCCCTCTTCTAGGCTCGTACAAGAACTCGCCTGCCAACCTCAATGGGAGAACGCCGCTGAGATTTCTCAAGCGGCCCTTCCCTCCTCCGTCGCCTGCGAAGCACATCAGGGCTCTCCTCGCTCGTCGGCACGGCCCGGGGAAGCCGAACGAAGCGTCGATCCCTGAGGGCAGCGAGGTGGAAGTGGGATTGGACAAGAACTTCGGATTCTCCAAGCAGTTCTTCTCAAAATTTGAACTTGCAGAGGAGATTGGGCGTGGGCATTTTGGGTATACATGTGCTGCCAAGGTGAAGAAGGGAGACACGAAAGGAGAAGAGGTGGCGGTCAAGGTTATACCCAAAACAAAG ATGACAACTGCTATAGCTATTGAAGATGTGCATAGAGAAGTGAGAATATTAAGTTCTCTAACAGGGCATAAGAATGTAGTACATTTTTATGATGCTTACGAGGATGAAGATAATGTGTATATCGCAATGGA GTTATGCAAAGGTGGTGAATTATTGGAAAGGATTCTGTCAAG gggTGGGAAGTATtcagaagaagaagcaaaaactGTAATAGTTCAAATTCTGAGTGCCGTGTCCTTTTGTCACCTTCAAGGTGTTGTTCATCGAGATCTCAAGCCAGAG AATTTTCTTTTTACTTCAGGGGATGAGATGTCTACCTTAAAGGCCATAGATTTTGGTTTGTCAGACTTTGTAAAGCCAG ATGAGAGATTGAATGATATCGTTGGAAGTGCATATTATGTTGCGCCTGAAGTTCTCCACCGTTCGTATGGAACTGAGGCAGACATGTGGAGCATCGGCGTAATTGCATATATTTTGCTCTGTGGTAGCCGCCCTTTTTGGGCACGCACAGAGTCAGGTATATTTCGAGCTGTTCTAAAAGCTGAGCCAAGCTTCGAAGAAGCTCCGTGGCCATCCCTATCTTCTCAATCCAAAGACTTTGTCAAGAAATTGCTGAATAAGGATTATCGAAAGAGAATGACTGCTACACAAGCTCTTT GTCATCCTTGGCTGCAGAATCCTGAAAAGATTAAGATTCCTCTGGATATTATAGTCTTTAAGCTTATAAAAGCTTACATATGTTCATCTTCTCTAAGGAAATCAGCATTAAGG GCTCTTGCCAAGACCTTGACAGTAAATCAACTCTATTACCTTAGAGAGCAGTTTGCTATGTTAAATCCAAGCAAGAATGGTTATATCTCCCTCCAAAACTTAAAGACG GCTTTGTTAAAAAATTCAACAGAGGCAATGAAAGATGCAAAGGTCCTTGATTTCGTTAACATG GTAAGTTCCCTCCAATACACAAAGTTGGATTTTGAGGAATTTGCTGCTGCAGCAATAAGTGTGCATCAGATGGAAGCATTGGATACCTGGGAGCAGCATGCTCGTCAAGCCTATGAATTCTTCGAGAAAGATGGGAACAGGTCCATCATGATTGACGAACTTGCATCA GAGCTTGGTCTCGGCCCATCAGTTCCAGTTCATGTTGTTCTCCAGGATTGGATAAGACATTCTGATGGAAAACTGAGTCTACTAGGATTTGTTAAACTTCTTCATGGCGTTTCTTCGCGCACAATTCTGAAGGCCTAG
- the LOC122041087 gene encoding calcium/calmodulin-dependent serine/threonine-protein kinase 1-like isoform X2 gives MGICHGKHVPNLEFQEEEDLPAPNIGQPTPIPRTPKQGKFPFCSPSPLLGSYKNSPANLNGRTPLRFLKRPFPPPSPAKHIRALLARRHGPGKPNEASIPEGSEVEVGLDKNFGFSKQFFSKFELAEEIGRGHFGYTCAAKVKKGDTKGEEVAVKVIPKTKMTTAIAIEDVHREVRILSSLTGHKNVVHFYDAYEDEDNVYIAMELCKGGELLERILSRGGKYSEEEAKTVIVQILSAVSFCHLQGVVHRDLKPENFLFTSGDEMSTLKAIDFGLSDFVKPDERLNDIVGSAYYVAPEVLHRSYGTEADMWSIGVIAYILLCGSRPFWARTESGIFRAVLKAEPSFEEAPWPSLSSQSKDFVKKLLNKDYRKRMTATQALCHPWLQNPEKIKIPLDIIVFKLIKAYICSSSLRKSALRALAKTLTVNQLYYLREQFAMLNPSKNGYISLQNLKTALLKNSTEAMKDAKVLDFVNMVSSLQYTKLDFEEFAAAAISVHQMEALDTWEQHARQAYEFFEKDGNRSLVSAHQFQFMLFSRIG, from the exons ATGGGAATCTGCCATGGAAAGCATGTCCCGAACCTTGAATTCCAGGAAGAAGAGGACCTGCCGGCGCCTAACATTGGGCAGCCCACACCGATTCCGCGAACCCCGAAGCAAGGCAAGTTCCCCTTCTGCAGCCCAAGCCCTCTTCTAGGCTCGTACAAGAACTCGCCTGCCAACCTCAATGGGAGAACGCCGCTGAGATTTCTCAAGCGGCCCTTCCCTCCTCCGTCGCCTGCGAAGCACATCAGGGCTCTCCTCGCTCGTCGGCACGGCCCGGGGAAGCCGAACGAAGCGTCGATCCCTGAGGGCAGCGAGGTGGAAGTGGGATTGGACAAGAACTTCGGATTCTCCAAGCAGTTCTTCTCAAAATTTGAACTTGCAGAGGAGATTGGGCGTGGGCATTTTGGGTATACATGTGCTGCCAAGGTGAAGAAGGGAGACACGAAAGGAGAAGAGGTGGCGGTCAAGGTTATACCCAAAACAAAG ATGACAACTGCTATAGCTATTGAAGATGTGCATAGAGAAGTGAGAATATTAAGTTCTCTAACAGGGCATAAGAATGTAGTACATTTTTATGATGCTTACGAGGATGAAGATAATGTGTATATCGCAATGGA GTTATGCAAAGGTGGTGAATTATTGGAAAGGATTCTGTCAAG gggTGGGAAGTATtcagaagaagaagcaaaaactGTAATAGTTCAAATTCTGAGTGCCGTGTCCTTTTGTCACCTTCAAGGTGTTGTTCATCGAGATCTCAAGCCAGAG AATTTTCTTTTTACTTCAGGGGATGAGATGTCTACCTTAAAGGCCATAGATTTTGGTTTGTCAGACTTTGTAAAGCCAG ATGAGAGATTGAATGATATCGTTGGAAGTGCATATTATGTTGCGCCTGAAGTTCTCCACCGTTCGTATGGAACTGAGGCAGACATGTGGAGCATCGGCGTAATTGCATATATTTTGCTCTGTGGTAGCCGCCCTTTTTGGGCACGCACAGAGTCAGGTATATTTCGAGCTGTTCTAAAAGCTGAGCCAAGCTTCGAAGAAGCTCCGTGGCCATCCCTATCTTCTCAATCCAAAGACTTTGTCAAGAAATTGCTGAATAAGGATTATCGAAAGAGAATGACTGCTACACAAGCTCTTT GTCATCCTTGGCTGCAGAATCCTGAAAAGATTAAGATTCCTCTGGATATTATAGTCTTTAAGCTTATAAAAGCTTACATATGTTCATCTTCTCTAAGGAAATCAGCATTAAGG GCTCTTGCCAAGACCTTGACAGTAAATCAACTCTATTACCTTAGAGAGCAGTTTGCTATGTTAAATCCAAGCAAGAATGGTTATATCTCCCTCCAAAACTTAAAGACG GCTTTGTTAAAAAATTCAACAGAGGCAATGAAAGATGCAAAGGTCCTTGATTTCGTTAACATG GTAAGTTCCCTCCAATACACAAAGTTGGATTTTGAGGAATTTGCTGCTGCAGCAATAAGTGTGCATCAGATGGAAGCATTGGATACCTGGGAGCAGCATGCTCGTCAAGCCTATGAATTCTTCGAGAAAGATGGGAACAG GAGCTTGGTCTCGGCCCATCAGTTCCAGTTCATGTTGTTCTCCAGGATTGGATAA